Proteins found in one Hevea brasiliensis isolate MT/VB/25A 57/8 chromosome 18, ASM3005281v1, whole genome shotgun sequence genomic segment:
- the LOC110638205 gene encoding two-pore potassium channel 3 isoform X2, translating into MMSEPLLLPQLSDSSLSYSILHGFSSKTAKDLSFLVSQMEKEPLLSNYSPRRRTSQLSSLLSTLPEHDEVSLPMPLTPSVLKERLIFGPSAASSSDPSPIVEALTLSLNSPKQSCSNPEFNAIPQELPLLQQQQSWLIDPNYTWTKTNLHRSKTAPAMAAINDTRHPRIPKLQFATQSIVRQAFVLLILYLSLGVVIYWLNRDNFVANETHPVVDALYFCIVTMCTIGYGDITPNSTTTKLFSILFVLVGFGFIDILLSGMVSYVLDLQENHLLRNVKRVADMEAAGSIIIDVKKGRMRIRMKVALALCVVVLCIGIGVGVMHFVEKLGWLDSFYLSVMSVTNVGYGDRAFRSLTGRIFASIWLLVSTLAVARAFLYLAEARVDKRHRRMAKWVLGQNMTVSEFLAADIDQNGFVSPNLSLRTPSNFPILDFQLLSCKIYR; encoded by the exons ATGATGTCTGAACCTCTGTTGCTTCCGCAATTGTCTGATTCTTCACTTTCCTATTCAATCCTACACGGTTTTTCCTCCAAAACCGCCAAAGATTTATCCTTTTTGGTGTCCCAGATGGAGAAAGAGCCCCTACTGTCAAATTACAGCCCAAGAAGGAGAACGTCTCAACTGTCATCGTTGCTCTCCACTCTCCCCGAGCATGATGAAGTCTCTCTACCTATGCCGCTTACCCCTTCAGTTCTCAAAGAACGCCTTATTTTTGGCCCTTCTGCAGCCTCTTCTAGTGACCCTTCTCCCATTGTTGAGGCCTTGACTCTCTCTCTCAACTCTCCAAAGCAGTCGTGTTCCAATCCAGAATTCAACGCAATCCCTCAAGAATTGCCGCTTCTACAGCAACAACAGTCTTGGTTGATCGACCCCAATTATACATGGACCAAGACTAATCTCCACAGGTCCAAAACAGCACCGGCTATGGCTGCCATCAATGATACTCGTCATCCTCGTATACCCAAGCTTCAGTTTGCCACTCAATCGATAGTTCGCCAAGCTTTTGTTCTGTTGATATTATATTTGTCTTTGGGTGTGGTAATATATTGGTTGAATCGTGATAATTTCGTTGCGAATGAAACACATCCAGTTGTTGATGCTTTGTATTTTTGTATAGTAACAATGTGCACTATCGGTTATGGGGATATCACTCCAAATAGTACTACCACGAAATTGTTTTCTATATTGTTTGTCTTGGTTGGATTtggatttattgatattttgctTTCTGGGATGGTTAGTTATGTGCTTGATTTGCAAGAGAATCATTTATTGAGGAATGTTAAGCGAGTAGCTGATATGGAAGCTGCAGGTTCTATCATAATTGATGTGAAGAAAGGAAGAATGAGGATAAGGATGAAGGTAGCGTTGGCATTATGTGTAGTGGTTCTGTGTATTGGAATTGGTGTTGGCGTCATGCATTTTGTCGAGAAGCTTGGGTGGTTGGATTCTTTTTACCTCTCTGTTATGTCAGTTACtaatgttggttatggtgacAGAGCATTCAGGTCATTGACAGGTCGTATTTTTGCCTCCATTTGGTTGCTTGTGTCAACGCTTGCTGTGGCTAGAGCGTTTTTATATTTGGCTGAGGCAAGAGTGGATAAGCGTCATAGGAGGATGGCAAAGTGGGTCCTTGGCCAAAACATGACCGTCTCTGAGTTTCTTGCTGCTGACATTGACCAAAATGGCTTTGTAAG CCCCAATTTATCTCTTCGAACACCAAGCAACTTCCCAATTTTGGACTTTCAACTCCTTTCCTGTAAAATCTACAGATGA